A single region of the Mesotoga sp. BH458_6_3_2_1 genome encodes:
- a CDS encoding ABC transporter ATP-binding protein yields MGQILYHLGAKLSKPVLEITDLKKTYSISGTRALDGATLAFYSGEIASLLGENGAGKTTLMKAIVGIEKPDSGSMLLQGEKYIPLGPYSALEKGIGMVPQSLKVISQLTVFENLLLGFRSNWPGRTIKHFKEKIEEVMQRYRLQLPLDMKVELLSTGQRQKLEVLRILQNSPGIIIFDEPTTLISETDKGELFETFRRFKAEGKTVLFITHKLYEAYSVSDRIYVIRSGVIIGRYKRDETSVEELHDLVSGEETRPDRVQLSSAGEVVLRVEELGIEGSVEGEEAVKETSFEVRRGELLAISGVPGNGQEELLEGIFGMRKILSGRVLLDGKDVTNVPPRNLRKLGLAALPSDRDGAASCKNATIKDNLVIHKVADGGWIVDDRGLDAFARSLLSDYGVLYGSIFDPASSLSGGNLQKLLLSREISSEPRALLLGEPSRGLDVKHLHILRTVLARIKEEMAVVVFTADLEEALKVGDRIIVMSEGRIVFNAVNRPGLSKHMIGKLILKATGERQ; encoded by the coding sequence ATGGGACAGATACTCTATCATCTGGGGGCAAAGTTGTCGAAGCCGGTTTTGGAAATAACGGATCTTAAGAAGACGTACAGTATAAGCGGAACGAGAGCCCTTGACGGAGCGACTCTCGCTTTTTACTCAGGAGAGATCGCCTCTCTTCTTGGAGAAAATGGAGCGGGCAAGACTACGCTTATGAAAGCCATTGTTGGAATTGAAAAGCCGGACAGTGGTTCAATGCTATTACAAGGTGAGAAGTACATCCCTTTGGGCCCCTATTCCGCGTTGGAGAAGGGTATAGGAATGGTCCCTCAGAGCCTGAAAGTGATTTCTCAGCTAACCGTATTTGAGAATTTGTTGCTGGGGTTCAGAAGTAATTGGCCAGGAAGGACAATTAAGCACTTCAAAGAAAAAATCGAAGAGGTTATGCAGCGTTATCGCCTTCAGCTCCCCTTAGATATGAAGGTTGAACTGCTATCAACGGGACAGCGGCAAAAGCTGGAAGTGCTGAGAATACTCCAGAATTCTCCGGGGATAATCATTTTCGATGAACCTACAACTCTTATCTCTGAAACCGATAAAGGTGAGCTTTTCGAGACTTTCAGAAGGTTTAAGGCCGAAGGAAAGACAGTTTTGTTTATCACTCACAAGCTGTACGAAGCCTACTCTGTTTCAGATCGAATATACGTTATTCGGTCGGGAGTAATCATTGGCCGCTACAAAAGAGATGAGACTTCGGTAGAGGAGCTTCACGATCTAGTTTCTGGAGAAGAGACTCGTCCAGATAGGGTTCAACTGTCGTCTGCCGGAGAAGTAGTTTTACGAGTCGAGGAACTGGGTATCGAAGGTTCTGTAGAGGGGGAAGAAGCTGTAAAGGAAACATCCTTCGAAGTGAGAAGAGGCGAGCTTCTCGCGATTTCGGGTGTACCCGGAAATGGTCAGGAAGAGCTCCTGGAGGGAATATTCGGGATGAGAAAGATTCTTTCGGGAAGGGTTCTTCTCGATGGAAAGGATGTTACCAACGTTCCTCCCCGCAATCTCAGAAAGCTGGGGTTGGCAGCTTTACCTTCGGACAGAGACGGCGCGGCAAGCTGTAAAAACGCAACAATAAAGGATAATCTCGTCATCCACAAAGTCGCTGACGGCGGATGGATTGTTGATGATAGGGGGCTAGACGCCTTTGCCAGAAGTCTTCTAAGCGATTATGGCGTTTTGTATGGCAGTATCTTCGATCCTGCCTCCTCTCTATCTGGAGGTAATCTCCAGAAGCTGCTGCTTTCAAGAGAGATCAGTTCTGAACCCAGGGCCCTCCTGCTGGGAGAACCCTCTAGAGGTCTGGATGTTAAGCATCTTCACATACTGCGCACAGTTTTGGCAAGGATAAAAGAAGAGATGGCGGTTGTCGTTTTTACGGCAGATCTTGAAGAAGCCCTGAAAGTTGGTGACAGGATCATAGTCATGTCTGAAGGAAGGATCGTCTTTAATGCCGTCAATAGACCAGGATTGAGTAAACATATGATCGGTAAACTCATACTGAAGGCAACGGGAGAGAGGCAGTGA
- a CDS encoding ABC transporter permease produces MTRRSAMNGRSFLVMALALAAGLVLVFLMSEEPFNATRAFFLSPFSNRFYFGNLLAYSIPLMLTGLAASIAFTSSCFNLGMEGQVYLGALGGTAAGILLAGKVSGALGIFTMIIVSFLFGATAAGISALLKTRLGVNELISSLLLSNGLVIIVDYFIEGPLNDRPSGLAATVTLPDEFRFGGLMSPSYLHSGIIFSITAAVILWFFLFRTREGFKMRITGKNRRFAYYSGVDTKKVIFWSLFLSGGLASTAGIIDVIGIHGRVMRGFSSGYGWNGIAIALIARNHPLMVVPAALFFAYLESGAQIASLEANVTPEVAKIVQAVIFFLVTAEALIPRAFWRKRYV; encoded by the coding sequence GTGACTAGACGATCTGCGATGAATGGAAGATCATTTCTTGTCATGGCGCTTGCTTTGGCTGCCGGTCTCGTATTAGTGTTTCTTATGAGTGAAGAGCCCTTTAATGCAACTAGAGCGTTCTTTCTATCCCCCTTTTCGAATCGCTTCTATTTCGGCAATCTTCTTGCCTACTCAATCCCGCTAATGCTTACTGGACTGGCTGCATCTATAGCCTTCACCTCCTCATGCTTCAATCTCGGAATGGAAGGGCAGGTATATCTTGGAGCTCTAGGCGGAACGGCAGCAGGTATTCTTCTTGCCGGAAAAGTATCTGGGGCTTTAGGAATCTTCACGATGATTATTGTCAGCTTTCTTTTCGGCGCGACAGCTGCAGGTATCTCTGCGTTGCTAAAGACCCGGTTAGGTGTGAATGAGCTGATCTCTTCGCTCTTACTGAGTAATGGACTGGTGATTATAGTTGATTACTTCATTGAGGGTCCTCTCAATGATCGTCCTTCCGGCCTTGCAGCTACGGTTACTCTGCCCGATGAGTTCAGATTCGGAGGATTGATGTCGCCTTCGTATCTCCATTCAGGAATCATCTTTTCCATCACTGCAGCTGTAATTCTCTGGTTTTTCTTATTCAGAACGAGAGAGGGATTCAAAATGAGAATCACTGGAAAAAATCGGAGGTTCGCCTATTATTCTGGTGTCGATACAAAGAAAGTTATTTTCTGGTCGCTCTTCCTCAGTGGAGGACTCGCATCTACTGCAGGAATCATTGATGTCATAGGTATCCACGGCAGAGTGATGAGGGGTTTTTCGAGTGGGTATGGCTGGAATGGAATTGCGATTGCCCTTATTGCAAGAAATCATCCGCTGATGGTGGTTCCTGCTGCTCTGTTCTTCGCATATCTGGAAAGCGGAGCGCAAATCGCTTCTCTTGAGGCGAATGTTACGCCTGAAGTTGCCAAGATCGTTCAGGCCGTTATCTTTTTTCTGGTGACGGCGGAAGCTCTAATCCCTAGAGCTTTCTGGAGAAAAAGGTATGTTTGA
- a CDS encoding ABC transporter permease encodes MFEAIIRDTVKNSTPIILAATGGLLTEVSGWLNIGLEGSILSGAFFAVVVSSATRSILLGTLASVLVSVILSTIVFLTVKFLKANLYVVGIAVNLLSMGLTVALTDLWFKSKGTVVFSNSPRPGVISIDSLNNTSLGWLNGLGLFDLVAIVTPFLFAYIFKKTVFGVKLRACGYDDESAFYSGVKVNQIRFVAYIGSGVFAGLAGSALSLPLGAFVSNMSGGRGWLALVAVIMGRKKPTLVFLSAIMLGFVTELSIFLQVATEVSPKLLLSLPYFVSFAILALSHSGNSKKRLLD; translated from the coding sequence ATGTTTGAAGCGATAATTCGAGATACAGTGAAGAACTCCACGCCGATTATTCTTGCGGCCACTGGTGGCCTGCTTACAGAAGTTTCTGGCTGGCTGAACATCGGCTTAGAAGGTAGTATTCTTTCCGGTGCTTTCTTTGCTGTTGTTGTCTCATCGGCAACGAGGAGCATACTTCTGGGTACTTTGGCTTCCGTTCTTGTATCGGTGATTCTTTCAACGATTGTCTTTTTAACCGTAAAATTTCTGAAGGCAAATCTTTACGTTGTTGGGATAGCTGTGAATCTCCTATCGATGGGCCTAACCGTTGCGTTGACAGATTTATGGTTCAAGAGCAAAGGTACCGTAGTCTTCAGCAATTCACCAAGGCCAGGGGTTATTTCAATCGATTCTCTCAATAATACATCACTTGGTTGGCTGAATGGACTTGGCCTATTTGATCTAGTTGCCATCGTTACTCCATTCCTCTTTGCTTACATCTTCAAGAAGACGGTTTTCGGTGTGAAGCTAAGAGCTTGTGGGTATGATGATGAAAGTGCTTTCTACAGCGGCGTGAAGGTCAATCAGATTAGATTCGTGGCTTACATTGGGAGCGGGGTCTTTGCGGGACTTGCTGGCTCTGCGCTGTCTCTACCGCTTGGAGCTTTCGTTTCGAATATGTCTGGTGGAAGAGGTTGGCTGGCACTTGTGGCAGTCATCATGGGAAGGAAGAAGCCGACGCTAGTATTTTTATCGGCAATTATGCTGGGCTTTGTCACCGAGCTATCTATCTTTCTACAGGTTGCTACGGAAGTCTCTCCGAAGTTGTTACTTTCGCTACCTTACTTCGTTTCTTTCGCAATTCTTGCACTTTCTCACAGTGGAAACAGCAAGAAAAGGCTTCTGGATTAG
- a CDS encoding carboxypeptidase M32 codes for MTLKLIDQLKSKYSEISYLHSAAALMAWDMRTCIPLKGAEMRAEALGYISTLAFRKSVSEEVGALLGQLNENKVQEELTEDEKAMVRVASKSYKRARAIPPELHQKYSVLTSNSEKVWEKARKENDFNSLEPYLEEIVELSREMARLYGFEDNPYDALLEGFEEGMTARKLRKIIEPLKSDLIPFIKKIVEEGELADASLLEGRFNRRAQEKLSRKVLKLIGYDFDAGRLDETVHPFTIGIGVNDVRVTTKYTSCEFTPSLFGSIHEGGHAIYEQGLPISLKETPLYGACSLGIHESQSRMMENMVGRSREFLSFFYPQIQKAYPSNFKNVPLDEFYRSVNNVKPSLIRIEADEVTYNLHIMIRFELEEALIKGDLRVSDLPKAWNAKMKEYLGIVPDTDSDGVLQDIHWPSGMIGYFPSYMLGNLYAAQMYSKARQEIPGLDKRIEMGDVLSLVDWLRKNIHSMGRRYEPEKLLKAATGKELDPSYFLKYVKEKYSNIYQI; via the coding sequence GTGACTTTGAAACTTATAGATCAGCTTAAGTCTAAATACTCCGAGATCTCTTATCTTCATAGCGCTGCAGCCCTCATGGCATGGGACATGAGAACATGCATTCCCTTGAAGGGGGCAGAGATGAGGGCGGAGGCTCTTGGATATATTTCGACTCTCGCATTCAGAAAGTCGGTTTCTGAAGAAGTAGGAGCTTTGCTTGGCCAGCTCAATGAGAACAAAGTCCAGGAGGAACTGACTGAAGACGAGAAGGCAATGGTTAGGGTGGCATCGAAGTCCTATAAGAGAGCAAGGGCAATTCCCCCTGAGCTTCATCAGAAGTACTCAGTCCTAACATCGAATAGTGAAAAAGTGTGGGAAAAAGCTCGGAAAGAAAATGATTTCAACAGTTTGGAGCCATATCTGGAGGAAATCGTCGAACTGTCCAGGGAAATGGCCCGATTGTACGGATTTGAGGATAATCCGTACGATGCCCTTCTCGAAGGCTTTGAAGAAGGTATGACAGCCAGAAAACTGCGGAAAATTATTGAGCCGTTGAAATCGGATCTCATACCTTTTATAAAGAAGATTGTGGAGGAGGGCGAATTAGCCGATGCCTCTCTTCTTGAGGGGAGATTCAACAGAAGAGCTCAGGAGAAACTGAGTAGAAAGGTTCTCAAACTAATAGGTTACGACTTCGATGCCGGCAGGCTTGACGAAACGGTCCATCCCTTCACAATAGGTATAGGGGTAAACGATGTCAGGGTAACGACTAAATACACATCATGCGAATTCACCCCTTCTCTTTTTGGATCGATCCATGAGGGGGGTCATGCGATCTATGAGCAGGGGTTGCCTATTTCACTCAAAGAGACACCTCTTTACGGTGCGTGCTCTCTAGGTATTCACGAATCTCAATCGAGAATGATGGAGAACATGGTCGGTAGAAGCAGGGAATTTCTGTCGTTCTTCTATCCACAGATACAGAAGGCTTATCCATCGAATTTCAAGAACGTTCCACTGGATGAATTTTATAGATCAGTAAATAACGTAAAGCCGTCTCTAATTAGAATAGAGGCCGATGAAGTAACATACAACCTTCATATCATGATTAGGTTTGAGCTTGAAGAAGCTCTTATCAAAGGAGACCTTCGAGTTTCGGATCTCCCGAAGGCTTGGAATGCAAAGATGAAAGAGTATCTCGGAATTGTGCCTGATACTGACAGCGACGGAGTGCTCCAGGATATCCACTGGCCATCCGGAATGATCGGGTATTTCCCATCGTATATGTTGGGAAACCTATATGCTGCACAGATGTATTCGAAAGCAAGGCAGGAGATTCCAGGCCTTGACAAGAGGATAGAAATGGGAGATGTCTTGTCTCTTGTCGACTGGTTAAGAAAGAACATTCATAGCATGGGAAGGCGGTACGAGCCCGAGAAACTTCTGAAAGCAGCCACCGGAAAAGAGCTGGATCCCTCATATTTCCTGAAATATGTCAAGGAGAAGTACTCTAACATATACCAGATATAG
- a CDS encoding DNA polymerase IV (family X)-like protein, whose amino-acid sequence MRKEELAMQFDLLSRLLKVIRDNPFKARTYEFAARVIRSNLPSGRLTSDDVAGISSIKGIGKAVKEKALEFLESGEMKKTSELKNMMPSAVYLLAFHDLIDPEVISFIWKDMGLEKPLEIVNFLANRKESLKLSQDRLSKIEAILLEDQTG is encoded by the coding sequence GTGAGAAAAGAGGAACTGGCAATGCAGTTTGACTTGCTCTCAAGGCTTCTCAAGGTCATCAGGGACAATCCATTCAAGGCAAGAACCTATGAATTTGCAGCAAGAGTCATCAGATCTAATTTACCTTCGGGTCGGCTTACAAGTGACGATGTTGCTGGCATTTCATCGATCAAGGGCATAGGGAAGGCTGTAAAAGAGAAGGCCCTCGAGTTTTTGGAGAGTGGCGAAATGAAGAAGACTTCGGAATTGAAGAACATGATGCCATCTGCTGTCTATTTGCTTGCTTTTCACGATCTTATCGACCCCGAGGTAATTTCCTTCATATGGAAGGACATGGGTCTTGAAAAGCCATTAGAAATCGTAAACTTCCTGGCAAATAGAAAGGAGAGTCTGAAACTCTCTCAAGACAGACTCTCCAAAATCGAGGCCATTCTTCTGGAAGATCAAACTGGATGA
- a CDS encoding NifB/NifX family molybdenum-iron cluster-binding protein: MKIAIPVKEKTINSIPDDRFARAKFFLIYDPDTGSEQYIEPDNSVAHGAGPMAVNMLTKQGIDTIIAFHLGGNAVQAIEAAGMAFYEAFVGTAKENIEAVLSRRKK; this comes from the coding sequence ATGAAAATAGCTATCCCAGTTAAAGAAAAGACTATAAACAGTATTCCAGACGATAGATTTGCCAGAGCGAAGTTCTTTCTGATCTATGACCCGGATACGGGAAGTGAACAATATATAGAACCAGACAACAGCGTGGCGCACGGTGCCGGACCCATGGCAGTAAACATGCTCACAAAGCAAGGGATAGACACAATAATAGCTTTCCATCTTGGGGGCAACGCCGTTCAAGCGATAGAAGCTGCGGGCATGGCCTTTTATGAAGCCTTTGTCGGCACAGCCAAGGAGAACATTGAAGCTGTCCTCAGCAGAAGGAAGAAATAA
- a CDS encoding ATP-binding protein: MFQLAIVSGKGGTGKTTLAGSLSSLFDSIVMADCDVDAPNLHLILENKLIEKFEYYGGKKAEISDQCISCGLCEKFCRFDAIIRGGPYSIDPYACEGCGMCVAVCPANAISLKDNKSGDYFLSQSNEIPLVHALLTPGEETSGGLVAEVRKLAINVAERERKELIVIDGAPGIGCPATSSITGATYVLAVAEPTVSGNHDLARIVETIRHFKRDFGIVINKWDLNTSKSAFIESWCGANGIELLGKIPFDEQVEKATIMGKPVVAMEDSKAAQAIRRIALRLKRRISGGVEE; this comes from the coding sequence ATGTTTCAACTTGCCATTGTAAGCGGAAAGGGCGGAACGGGAAAGACAACACTTGCCGGATCGCTTTCCTCTCTCTTTGACTCAATAGTGATGGCCGATTGCGATGTGGACGCACCAAACCTTCACCTAATTCTCGAGAATAAGCTGATCGAGAAATTCGAATATTATGGTGGTAAAAAGGCAGAAATCTCTGATCAATGCATATCATGCGGACTCTGCGAGAAATTCTGCAGATTCGATGCGATTATCAGGGGAGGTCCTTACTCAATCGATCCTTACGCATGCGAGGGATGCGGCATGTGTGTGGCAGTCTGTCCGGCGAACGCAATTTCGCTCAAAGACAATAAGTCCGGAGATTACTTCTTATCTCAGTCGAATGAAATCCCTCTTGTTCACGCCTTATTGACTCCAGGAGAAGAGACTTCTGGAGGGTTGGTGGCCGAAGTCAGAAAACTGGCAATTAATGTCGCAGAGAGGGAAAGAAAGGAACTAATCGTGATCGATGGTGCTCCGGGAATTGGGTGCCCCGCAACTTCATCAATTACCGGGGCAACTTACGTGCTTGCAGTTGCCGAACCGACTGTATCGGGAAACCACGATCTTGCAAGAATAGTGGAGACTATAAGACATTTCAAGAGAGATTTCGGAATAGTTATAAACAAGTGGGATTTGAATACTTCAAAAAGCGCTTTCATAGAGTCCTGGTGTGGAGCTAACGGAATAGAGCTCCTGGGCAAAATTCCCTTTGACGAGCAGGTGGAGAAAGCGACCATTATGGGAAAACCGGTTGTTGCAATGGAAGACTCAAAGGCGGCGCAAGCAATAAGGCGAATTGCCCTGAGGCTGAAACGGAGAATTTCCGGAGGTGTAGAAGAATAA
- a CDS encoding ATP-binding protein — protein sequence MVIAVLSGKGGTGKTTLATNLASAISDDFDVQLLDADAEEPDVHLFFDPEIEHEEEIELMLPAIDKEKCTRCGKCAEACQFGALSVFDTGVMVFESLCHGCGLCTFVCPEKAITERPKVIGEVKTGRINDKIDFGMGILEIGEPSPVRVIRKLKGNIDRNKVVIIDSPPGTSCSVVETLRKVDFAILVTEPTPFGLHDLKLAVKIVREMEIPFGVVVNRDTGSYTMIDEYASEETIVVLERIPFDRSIAEAYSEGKLFTETSPSWKIRFKELAEKIFSSSGVS from the coding sequence TTGGTTATTGCCGTACTAAGTGGCAAGGGAGGCACAGGAAAGACCACCCTTGCCACAAACCTCGCTAGCGCCATATCTGACGATTTTGATGTTCAACTTCTGGACGCAGACGCTGAAGAACCTGATGTACATCTGTTTTTTGACCCAGAGATTGAGCATGAAGAGGAAATTGAGCTGATGCTTCCAGCAATAGATAAGGAGAAGTGCACTCGTTGTGGCAAATGCGCCGAAGCCTGCCAGTTTGGAGCGCTTTCCGTTTTCGATACTGGTGTAATGGTCTTCGAATCCTTGTGTCATGGCTGCGGTTTGTGCACTTTTGTCTGTCCCGAGAAGGCAATCACCGAGAGACCAAAAGTCATTGGAGAAGTTAAAACAGGCAGAATAAACGACAAGATTGATTTTGGAATGGGGATACTGGAAATTGGAGAACCGTCCCCTGTAAGGGTTATCAGAAAACTTAAAGGGAATATTGATCGAAACAAGGTAGTCATTATCGATTCTCCCCCGGGAACGTCCTGTTCTGTGGTAGAGACACTAAGAAAGGTAGATTTCGCGATACTGGTAACCGAACCCACTCCATTTGGTCTTCATGATTTGAAACTTGCAGTTAAAATTGTGAGAGAGATGGAGATTCCTTTCGGTGTAGTAGTCAACAGAGATACGGGTTCCTACACAATGATAGATGAATATGCCAGTGAAGAAACCATTGTTGTCCTCGAAAGAATACCCTTTGATCGCAGCATAGCCGAAGCCTATTCTGAAGGCAAGCTCTTCACTGAAACTTCGCCATCATGGAAGATACGGTTCAAGGAACTGGCTGAGAAGATCTTCTCTTCATCGGGGGTGTCATGA
- a CDS encoding DUF5320 domain-containing protein yields MPWRDGTGPNGSGPMTGWGMGNCAPDDQVSRQTPARNYSYRLFPRRRLFLGRRMGFGGGFGVGRGMGFRFRRWW; encoded by the coding sequence ATGCCGTGGAGAGATGGAACTGGACCCAACGGTTCTGGACCAATGACTGGCTGGGGCATGGGCAACTGTGCTCCCGATGATCAAGTATCGAGACAAACGCCGGCAAGGAACTACTCCTACCGATTATTTCCGAGGAGAAGACTGTTCCTCGGAAGAAGGATGGGATTTGGGGGAGGATTTGGCGTCGGAAGAGGCATGGGCTTTCGTTTCAGGAGATGGTGGTAG
- a CDS encoding DUF5320 domain-containing protein, whose product MPFGSGPLRFRDGSCRFYGYGPGYGAGSGRGMGYGRGYGPGRGFGYYGPYAYDQEISPEMESQELKEYRAMLKRELEMIGEEIKEIEKRLETLENKNSTEEEE is encoded by the coding sequence ATGCCATTTGGATCTGGTCCTTTGAGGTTTAGAGACGGTTCCTGCAGATTCTACGGCTACGGCCCCGGATATGGAGCAGGATCCGGAAGAGGAATGGGATATGGTAGGGGATATGGGCCAGGAAGAGGTTTCGGTTATTATGGGCCATACGCCTACGATCAGGAAATTTCCCCCGAAATGGAAAGTCAGGAACTAAAGGAGTATCGAGCAATGCTTAAGAGAGAGCTCGAAATGATCGGCGAAGAGATCAAGGAAATTGAAAAGAGACTGGAAACGCTTGAAAACAAAAACAGTACCGAAGAAGAGGAGTGA
- a CDS encoding class I SAM-dependent methyltransferase, translated as MGNKAHVLLFSLIAPFYNVAFKSQLKNYRSLLKEHRSLIGDDIESVLDIGCGTGALAKAFDELGYRVTAVDASTSMVAIARHNLKESRVKVVQGDFFEKLPFEDNSFDLLVASYVVHGHKVEGREKFYRESRRICRKEILIHDFFPNRNPVVYVVEFFERSDYRSFVPKALEELKENFPVVRDVRLSSTTGWYLCRCD; from the coding sequence ATGGGAAACAAAGCGCATGTTTTGCTGTTTTCACTAATAGCTCCGTTTTATAACGTTGCTTTCAAGTCGCAGCTGAAGAATTATCGAAGCCTTTTGAAAGAACATCGTTCTCTAATTGGCGACGATATCGAGAGTGTTCTCGATATCGGTTGCGGAACCGGTGCTCTTGCCAAAGCATTCGATGAACTGGGATACCGAGTGACTGCTGTAGATGCTTCGACTTCCATGGTAGCGATAGCGAGGCATAATCTTAAAGAAAGCAGAGTCAAAGTTGTTCAAGGCGACTTTTTTGAGAAGCTTCCCTTTGAAGACAATAGTTTTGATCTTCTCGTCGCGTCTTATGTCGTACACGGTCATAAGGTTGAGGGCAGGGAGAAGTTTTATAGAGAGAGTCGTAGAATATGCAGGAAAGAGATTCTGATTCACGATTTCTTTCCGAATAGAAATCCCGTAGTCTATGTTGTCGAGTTCTTCGAGAGAAGCGATTACAGAAGCTTCGTACCGAAAGCCTTAGAAGAGCTCAAAGAGAATTTTCCCGTTGTAAGAGACGTTAGGCTTTCATCCACTACGGGGTGGTATCTATGTCGGTGCGACTAG
- a CDS encoding carbohydrate ABC transporter permease, with translation MKRVIPYIFIAPAGAIIGFFLLYPLIYSFAISFFEWDLSPTMTFVGLGNYAQILSSSEFWDSMLYTAYYILGVLPFSLLIGFLFANLLNDSTMKGIGFFRMIYFLPVVTSPIAAGMGFSFLFSTELGYINHIIGSFGGEYVNWLTNPDGIFQILFNWTGIQLPRILQGPSVALFVIILMGIWQNIGYAMVVYLAGLQNIPATYYEAAALSGANKFQMLRKITVPLLSPTTFFLLIMFSISSFQVFGPIMVMTPDGGPLNTTSVVVFRLYREAFSYYRFGYAAAMAFVLFLFVVSLTAFQVKTIERTVHYD, from the coding sequence GTGAAGAGAGTTATTCCTTACATATTTATTGCACCTGCAGGTGCAATAATTGGTTTCTTTCTGTTATATCCATTGATATACTCATTTGCCATCAGCTTTTTTGAGTGGGATCTTTCTCCGACAATGACTTTCGTGGGTTTGGGGAACTACGCACAGATTCTATCATCGAGCGAATTCTGGGACTCAATGTTATACACCGCTTATTACATTCTCGGTGTTCTCCCTTTTTCACTACTTATCGGTTTTCTTTTTGCCAATCTTCTGAACGATTCGACAATGAAGGGAATAGGGTTCTTCAGAATGATCTATTTCCTTCCGGTAGTAACATCGCCTATTGCTGCTGGTATGGGCTTCAGCTTTCTTTTCAGTACTGAATTAGGGTATATTAATCACATAATCGGGTCTTTCGGAGGGGAGTATGTGAACTGGTTGACCAACCCAGATGGGATCTTTCAAATCCTTTTCAACTGGACTGGAATTCAGCTTCCGAGGATCTTGCAGGGTCCTAGCGTGGCGCTGTTCGTGATAATATTGATGGGTATCTGGCAGAATATTGGATACGCAATGGTCGTCTATCTTGCAGGCCTTCAGAATATCCCGGCGACTTACTATGAAGCTGCGGCCCTGAGTGGGGCAAACAAGTTTCAGATGTTGAGAAAGATCACTGTACCGCTTCTTTCGCCCACCACTTTCTTTCTACTGATAATGTTCAGCATAAGCTCCTTTCAGGTCTTTGGTCCAATAATGGTCATGACTCCCGACGGAGGGCCGCTCAACACAACCTCGGTCGTTGTCTTTAGGCTCTATCGAGAGGCTTTCTCATATTACAGGTTTGGTTATGCAGCAGCAATGGCCTTTGTTTTATTCTTATTCGTGGTATCTCTTACTGCCTTTCAGGTGAAAACTATCGAGAGGACTGTACATTATGACTAA
- a CDS encoding carbohydrate ABC transporter permease, with the protein MTKRIGRVFKYAILIAGAVVMIFPFFWSFMTSFKDLREILRDPFSLIPREFTLKNYVNVFTKVPFARYLLNSTIVALATTFLQLVTASLAAFAFARMRFRGREVIFYIFLVTMMIPQQVVMIPQYLVVMRLNMDNSYFGLIMPHAATAISIFFLRQFFLTIPRDLEDAATIDGCGPLRTLFNVFLPLTKPAIATIAVFSFMWSWNNYFWPLLIISEPEMRTVQLGLAMFKSEGGIQWGEFMAATVVATLPIMIAYFIAQKQFVKGITLTGLKG; encoded by the coding sequence ATGACTAAAAGGATCGGGAGAGTTTTCAAGTACGCGATACTTATAGCCGGTGCAGTTGTAATGATCTTCCCGTTCTTCTGGTCTTTCATGACATCTTTCAAGGATTTGAGAGAGATTCTCAGAGATCCCTTTTCTCTTATTCCCAGGGAGTTTACTCTGAAGAATTATGTCAATGTATTCACGAAGGTTCCATTTGCCAGATACCTTTTGAATAGCACAATTGTAGCGCTGGCTACTACTTTTTTGCAGCTTGTGACGGCTTCTCTGGCAGCCTTCGCATTTGCCAGGATGAGATTCAGGGGCAGAGAAGTGATATTCTATATCTTTCTTGTGACTATGATGATTCCCCAGCAAGTTGTAATGATTCCTCAGTATCTGGTAGTAATGAGGCTCAACATGGACAATTCATATTTTGGGTTGATTATGCCTCACGCGGCTACCGCAATTTCGATCTTCTTTCTCAGGCAGTTCTTCTTGACTATCCCGAGAGATCTTGAGGATGCTGCCACGATTGATGGTTGCGGCCCCCTCAGGACTCTGTTCAATGTATTTCTTCCCTTGACTAAGCCAGCTATAGCTACCATAGCCGTTTTCTCTTTTATGTGGTCGTGGAATAACTACTTCTGGCCTTTGCTTATCATAAGTGAACCGGAAATGAGAACCGTCCAGTTGGGGTTGGCGATGTTCAAGTCAGAGGGAGGAATCCAGTGGGGAGAGTTTATGGCTGCGACAGTAGTAGCCACCTTACCGATTATGATTGCTTATTTCATTGCCCAGAAACAGTTTGTCAAAGGGATAACCCTTACGGGACTAAAAGGATAG